In Pongo pygmaeus isolate AG05252 chromosome 13, NHGRI_mPonPyg2-v2.0_pri, whole genome shotgun sequence, one genomic interval encodes:
- the INSL4 gene encoding early placenta insulin-like peptide, with the protein MASLFWSYLPAIWLLLSQLLRESLAAELRGCGPQFGKHLLSYCPMPEKTFTTTPGGWLLESGQPTEMVSTSNNKDGQTLGMTSEFIPNLSPELKKPLSEGQPSLKKIILSRRKRSGRHRFDPFCCEVICDDGTSVKLCT; encoded by the exons ATGGCCAGCCTGTTCTGGTCCTATCTGCCAGCAATCTGGCTGCTGCTGAGCCAACTCCTTAGAGAAAGCCTAGCAGCAGAGCTGAGGGGATGTGGTCCccaatttggaaaacacttgCTGTCATATTGCCCCATGCCTGAGAAGACATTCACCACCACCCCAGGAGGGTGGCTGCTGGAATCTGGACAACCCACAG AAATGGTGTCAACCTCCAACAACAAAGATGGACAAACCTTAGGCATGACATCAGAATTCATTCCTAATTTGTCACCAGAGCTGAAGAAACCACTGTCCGAAGGGCAGCCGtcattgaagaaaataatactttCCCGTAGAAAGAGAAGTGGACGTCACAGATTTGATCCATTCTGTTGTGAAGTAATTTGTGACGATGGAACCTCAGTTAAATTATGTACATAG